A single Dasypus novemcinctus isolate mDasNov1 chromosome 4, mDasNov1.1.hap2, whole genome shotgun sequence DNA region contains:
- the PRMT2 gene encoding LOW QUALITY PROTEIN: protein arginine N-methyltransferase 2 (The sequence of the model RefSeq protein was modified relative to this genomic sequence to represent the inferred CDS: inserted 3 bases in 2 codons; substituted 1 base at 1 genomic stop codon) yields MANPGDGTTKDPQQEREEPVELSEEGSFQEAVQPEEFVAIADYSATDETQLSFLRGEKILILRQTTADWWWGERXGCCGYVPANHVGPLQELGPEDTWQDGECLGSYGALKLHLEMSADQPRTTKYCSVILQNKESLKDKVILDVGCGTGIISLFCAHHAEPKAVYAVDASEMAQHTGQLVVQNCFADTITVFQQKVEDVVLPEKVDVLVLEWMGTCLLFEFMIESILFTRDXWLKEDGVIWPTTAALHLVPCSADRDYGSKVLFWDNAYEFDLSALKSLAIKEFFSKPKYNHILKPEDCLSEPCTILQLDLRTVQISDLETMKGELCFDNQKAGTLHGFTAWFSVRFQNLEEDKPQLVXSTGLFHPTTHWKQTLFMMDDPVTVHTGDVVTGSVVLQRNPVWRRHMSVTLSWAVTSRQDPASQRVGEKIFPIWR; encoded by the exons CAGGAAAGAGAAGAACCAGTTGAGCTCAGTGAAGAAGGAAGCTTCCAGGAGGCTGTGCAGCCGGAGGAGTTCGTGGCCATTGCAGACTATTCTGCTACGGATGAAACGCAG CTGAGTTTTCTGAGAGGAGAGAAAATCCTTATCCTGAGACAGACCACAGCCGACTGGTGGTGGGGCGAGCG GGGCTGCTGTGGGTACGTCCCGGCCAACCACGTGGGGCCCCTGCAGGAGCTCGGGCCTGAGGACACCTGGCAGGACGGAGAGTGCTTGGGCAGCTACGGAGCTCTG AAACTTCACTTGGAAATGTCGGCAGACCAGCCGCGCACAACTAAATATTGCAGCGTTATCCTGCAGAATAAAGAATCCCTGAAAGATAAAGTGATCTTGGACGTTGGCTGCGGCACTGGGATTATCAGCCTCTTCTGTGCACATCACGCAGAGCCAAAAGCA GTGTACGCCGTGGATGCCAGTGAGATGGCCCAGCACACGGGGCAGCTGGTCGTGCAGAACTGCTTCGCCGACACCATCACCGTGTTCCAGCAGAAGGTGGAGGACGTGGTGCTGCCTGAGAAGGTGGACGTGCTGGTGTTGGAGTGGATGGGCACCTGCCTGCTG TTTGAGTTCATGATCGAGTCCATCCTGTTCACCCGGG GGTGGCTCAAGGAGGACGGGGTCATCTGGCCCACCACGGCCGCGCTGCACCTGGTGCCCTGCAGCGCCGACAGGGACTACGGCAGCAAGGTGCTCTTCTGGGACAACGCCTACGAGTTCGACCTCAGCGCCCTCAA ATCTTTAGCAATTAAGGAGTTTTTTTCAAAGCCCAAGTATAATCACATTTTGAAACCAGAAGACTGCCTCTCTGAACCATGTACTATATTACAGCTGGACTTGAGAACTGTGCAAATCTCTGATCTAGAG ACAATGAAAGGCGAATTGTGCTTCGATAATCAAAAAGCTGGTACTCTGCATGGATTTACTGCCTGGTTTAGTGTAAGATTCCAGAATCTGGAAGAAGACAAGCCGCAGCTGGTGTAGAGCACTGGGCTGTTCCACCC CACGACGCACTGGAAGCAGACTCTGTTTATGATGGACGACCCCGTTACGGTCCACACGGGGGACGTCGTCACAGGCTCGGTCGTGCTGCAGAGAAATCCCGTGTGGAGAAGACACATGTCGGTCACGCTGAGCTGGGCCGTCACGTCCAGACAAGACCCCGCATCTCAAAGA GTTGGAGAAAAAATCTTTCCAATCTGGAGATGA